A part of Amphiprion ocellaris isolate individual 3 ecotype Okinawa chromosome 16, ASM2253959v1, whole genome shotgun sequence genomic DNA contains:
- the tex36 gene encoding testis-expressed protein 36, which produces MVKGGKRYSSMSNDGKWFAHPVSPENELKTRETCTSTGIMLTQVKSSSPQAFNFARYPKWKTQQKSREYPFSAHDNKHALKDDISVFSQGAGLGLKKCLDDRNQHISHFCLCHVGANSSHEGTGGNVSAYQADFTGKATVNVPAGARRFPRNHFQKSAEAALAQAGEQFMWFGQADSDPSETLKVRTRSNCSC; this is translated from the exons atggtAAAAGGTGGAAAGCGATATTCTTCAATGAGCAATGATGGCAAATGG TTTGCTCATCCAGTTTCACCAGAAAATGAGTTAAAGACTCGAGAGACTTGTACAAGCACTGGGATCATGCTGACTCAGGTTAAATCCTCGTCGCCTCAGGCTTTCAACTTTGCGCGCTATCCTAAATGGAAAACTCAGCAG AAATCCAGAGAGTATCCATTCTCTGCTCATGACAACAAGCACGCCTTAAAGGATGACATCTCTGTCTTCTCTCAA GGTGCAGGACTGGGACTGAAGAAATGTCTTGATGATCGCAATCAGCACATCTCCCACTTCTGTCTGTGCCATGTTGGAGCCAACAGCAGCCATGAAGGGACCGGTGGGAACGTCTCGGCCTACCAGGCTGACTTCACGGGAAAGGCGACTGTTAATGTCCCAGCCGGAGCCAGGCGATTCCCCCGCAACCACTTCCAGAAGTCTGCAGAGGCTGCTTTGGCACAAGCAGGGGAGCAGTTCATGTGGTTCGGACAAGCCGACTCTGACCCATCAGAGACACTGAAAGTCCGGACACGTTCCAACTGCAGTTGTTGA
- the si:ch1073-143l10.2 gene encoding autophagy-related protein 16-1 isoform X1 — translation MFITMGSWKTHVRAGLQQRDFKEKLPFAGVFTSLSHLEERFEIRKQIVDDVRSNSSEPGGTEVGKSTRFLQLQLRESEHLAEKLSQTVSDLTTVLHLKEAELQHWQSRVSKYRQEALTLAKGSNALKAALSEFEFTVECQSKELAALRVEQKGLKETLAQACIEKERLLQRWMEEKREEAERLNKYNDMQERWEHLADQLKKHFQRRMKRECSPIVTRCSSDATENSPSAIKEFQIHISMTIWDQISGWLFAACFHGHQCLH, via the exons ATGTTTATTACAATGGGAAGCTGGAAGACCCACGTGCGAGCTGGACTGCAGCAGAGAGACTTCAAAGAGAAACTCCCCTTCGCTGGCGTTTTCACAAGCT tgtctCACCTGGAGGAAAGATTTGAAATTCGCAAACAGATTGTGGATGATGTTCGGTCTAACAG TTCAGAACCAGGTGGAACTGAAGTTGGGAAAAGCACCAGATTCCTTCAACTCCAGCTGAGAGAGAGTGAACACCTGGCAGAAAAG TTGTCTCAGACTGTCTCTGACCTGACCACCGTCCTGCATCTGAAGGAGGCTGAACTTCAGCACTGGCAGTCACG TGTGTCCAAATACCGTCAAGAGGCCCTCACTCTGGCTAAAGGGAGTAACGCCCTGAAGGCCGCTCTTTCAGAATTCGAGTTCACCGTCGAGTGTCAGTCCAAAGAGTTAGCGGCCTTACGTGTGGAGCAGAAAGGACTAAAAGAAACGTTGGCACAAGCTTGCATAGAGAAGGAACGACTTTTACAGCGATGGATGGaagagaagagggaggaggcagagaggcTGAATAAATACAACGACATGCAGGAAAG GTGGGAACATTTGGCCGACCAGCTGAAGAAGCACTTCCAGAGGAGAATGAAAAGGGAGTGTTCTCCCATTGTGACCCGCTGTTCAAGTGATGCAACAGAAAACTCTCCATCAGCCATTAAGG AATTCCAGATCCACATCTCCATGACAATCTGGGATCAGATTTCAGGTTGGTTGTTTGCTGCATGTTTCCATGGTCACCAGTGTTTGCATTAG
- the si:ch1073-143l10.2 gene encoding autophagy-related protein 16-1 isoform X2, with translation MFITMGSWKTHVRAGLQQRDFKEKLPFAGVFTSLSHLEERFEIRKQIVDDVRSNSSEPGGTEVGKSTRFLQLQLRESEHLAEKLSQTVSDLTTVLHLKEAELQHWQSRVSKYRQEALTLAKGSNALKAALSEFEFTVECQSKELAALRVEQKGLKETLAQACIEKERLLQRWMEEKREEAERLNKYNDMQERWEHLADQLKKHFQRRMKRECSPIVTRCSSDATENSPSAIKGINTAADKHQGHSGYNHVSAAAKV, from the exons ATGTTTATTACAATGGGAAGCTGGAAGACCCACGTGCGAGCTGGACTGCAGCAGAGAGACTTCAAAGAGAAACTCCCCTTCGCTGGCGTTTTCACAAGCT tgtctCACCTGGAGGAAAGATTTGAAATTCGCAAACAGATTGTGGATGATGTTCGGTCTAACAG TTCAGAACCAGGTGGAACTGAAGTTGGGAAAAGCACCAGATTCCTTCAACTCCAGCTGAGAGAGAGTGAACACCTGGCAGAAAAG TTGTCTCAGACTGTCTCTGACCTGACCACCGTCCTGCATCTGAAGGAGGCTGAACTTCAGCACTGGCAGTCACG TGTGTCCAAATACCGTCAAGAGGCCCTCACTCTGGCTAAAGGGAGTAACGCCCTGAAGGCCGCTCTTTCAGAATTCGAGTTCACCGTCGAGTGTCAGTCCAAAGAGTTAGCGGCCTTACGTGTGGAGCAGAAAGGACTAAAAGAAACGTTGGCACAAGCTTGCATAGAGAAGGAACGACTTTTACAGCGATGGATGGaagagaagagggaggaggcagagaggcTGAATAAATACAACGACATGCAGGAAAG GTGGGAACATTTGGCCGACCAGCTGAAGAAGCACTTCCAGAGGAGAATGAAAAGGGAGTGTTCTCCCATTGTGACCCGCTGTTCAAGTGATGCAACAGAAAACTCTCCATCAGCCATTAAGG GGATCAATACTGCTGCCGATAAACACCAGGGACACTCCGGCTACAACCAtgtctcagctgcagcaaaagTCTAA